TGCATCGATGATCCTATCGGGTGTGTTCATTTATGTGTCTCATACCTATCCACTCTTTGCTTCATCGTACTTCTTCATGTACATCGGTAACGGCATGCTGGAGATTGCTTTGGCGATTCTGGGTGCGCGGATTTTTGTGAAAAACACAGGTACGATGATGAACCTGTCTCATTTCTTCTATGGACTGAGTTCAACGGTGGCGCCTTTGCTGGCGACGGGTGTGATGTCCTTGACGGTGTTCGGACACGAATTGGACTGGCGCGGTATGTATCTGGTGATGTTGTCACTCTGCCTGCTGCCGATTATTGCGGCGCTGCGCAGCAAATTCCCGGGGGACGATCTTCCACATGAAGATCGGACTTCACTGAAGACGCTAACACGTGATCCTGCCCTTTGGCTGATGGTGCTCATTCTTTCTTTTGGCGTGGTATCGGAGCTGGCGGTTGGGGGTTGGCTGGTTAATTTCCTGGAAAAAGCCTACACGTGGGACACGGTCAAAGCCTCTGGGTTATTATCTGCGTTCTTCCTCACGTTCTCGCTGGGACGCCTGCTGCTCGGACCATTGACGGACCGGATCGGATTTGTATTGTCACTGATTCTGTTCTCGGCTTTCTCGGGAGTATGTACGTTCGTGGCGCTTGGAGGGGGAGAACGTCTTGCGATTTTCTTTGCAATATCTG
The nucleotide sequence above comes from Paenibacillus sp. W2I17. Encoded proteins:
- a CDS encoding sugar MFS transporter, with product MQLATIFLGFIVFGISENIKGPAIPRIQFDFNLDEKQLGTLLSLNALGYLIACSFTAILVRKWGIKAVSIISFASMILSGVFIYVSHTYPLFASSYFFMYIGNGMLEIALAILGARIFVKNTGTMMNLSHFFYGLSSTVAPLLATGVMSLTVFGHELDWRGMYLVMLSLCLLPIIAALRSKFPGDDLPHEDRTSLKTLTRDPALWLMVLILSFGVVSELAVGGWLVNFLEKAYTWDTVKASGLLSAFFLTFSLGRLLLGPLTDRIGFVLSLILFSAFSGVCTFVALGGGERLAIFFAISGAGIAMIYPTVMAFIARRYPNGSDTAITFTVTLMGVGSVIGNYVIGWVIEGVKNLYGSTTQLGLLRGLQAGYGFIGLCAVICAASGVVLYVYLKRRKELI